The following are encoded in a window of Maridesulfovibrio ferrireducens genomic DNA:
- a CDS encoding STT3 domain-containing protein, translating into MSGLIRFLGSVTGAQYGNIAFWLPAVFAGFCAIAAFAWGMLVAGPWVGLVGAVYATSIPAYYFRTRLSYYDTDVVTLFFPLLISVLLARWVSLGIRDSWLPKKTKEVEFKPTVWGYCLPVVAGALTSYGSLWHANVLTFGQLSIFVAFGLTLFCGTQKSRPDLLRGLILFLVSSLAGLFGVAAALLLILIFTLPSVKDHKLYRNLYVLLAFFVAIAALNGMGQTLVSTILIKISSYLKPVSDVASTVSGPQYPGITQSVIEAQNVSFDILFSNLTGSEVLGWFGFATFFFALFMRPLLVFLLPFVAVTFASVYMGGRFSMFGGIVLGIGLSFVIYWLINQFIINKKQKMFLGLVQSVVIIAILFSNLYTMYIQAPPTPIMGPAHVKALIESGKNMPKDSTVWTWWDWGYATMYYAGVNSFANGGNHYGTVLFPLSFAYATPSFLQSNQVIKFSAVNGNNPAAVWGKMSGKEVQELVQSFGSVRYEFPNTAKQYIVVSWENIRLAYWILYYGSWNVRTAIGVHPNVLAINSAFDFNYEEGLFTTKGDSPLKVSSYDFLKSNQRLTRAFSRSVGPHLLFNEAISQGFLVDSFAYSSMLIRLLLDDPTSPDIANYFKITYEGYPSVRVYEVI; encoded by the coding sequence ATGTCCGGGCTGATCCGTTTCCTTGGAAGCGTGACAGGCGCTCAATATGGAAATATTGCTTTCTGGCTCCCCGCTGTCTTTGCGGGGTTTTGTGCAATAGCAGCTTTTGCGTGGGGAATGCTTGTTGCCGGACCTTGGGTTGGCTTGGTTGGTGCTGTTTATGCGACGTCTATTCCCGCTTATTATTTTAGAACGAGACTTTCATATTATGATACAGATGTTGTAACTTTATTTTTTCCGCTTTTGATTTCAGTTCTTCTGGCACGCTGGGTAAGTTTAGGAATTAGGGATTCATGGTTGCCGAAAAAAACCAAAGAAGTTGAGTTTAAGCCGACTGTTTGGGGGTATTGCCTCCCAGTTGTTGCCGGGGCTCTTACTTCATATGGTTCACTTTGGCATGCGAATGTTTTGACTTTCGGACAACTTTCAATATTTGTCGCTTTTGGTTTGACTCTTTTCTGCGGCACTCAAAAAAGTCGTCCAGACTTGCTCAGAGGTCTCATTTTGTTCCTTGTCTCTTCTTTGGCAGGGTTGTTTGGGGTCGCTGCGGCTCTTTTGTTGATTCTAATTTTTACATTGCCTTCTGTAAAAGACCATAAATTATATCGTAATTTGTATGTTCTTCTTGCTTTTTTTGTTGCTATAGCCGCCCTGAATGGAATGGGACAAACTTTAGTAAGCACTATTTTAATAAAGATATCATCTTATTTAAAGCCTGTTTCTGATGTTGCAAGTACTGTTTCAGGTCCTCAATATCCGGGAATCACTCAGAGTGTTATTGAGGCGCAGAATGTAAGTTTTGATATTTTGTTTTCAAATCTGACTGGAAGCGAAGTTTTGGGTTGGTTTGGATTTGCTACGTTCTTTTTTGCCTTGTTTATGAGGCCGTTACTTGTCTTTTTACTTCCTTTTGTTGCCGTAACATTTGCTTCCGTATATATGGGTGGACGTTTTTCCATGTTCGGAGGAATAGTGCTAGGCATAGGTCTTAGCTTTGTAATATACTGGTTAATCAACCAATTTATTATTAATAAAAAACAAAAAATGTTTTTAGGGCTAGTGCAATCTGTAGTGATTATTGCTATTCTTTTCTCCAATCTTTATACAATGTATATTCAGGCTCCACCCACGCCTATTATGGGGCCAGCCCACGTTAAAGCGTTGATTGAATCCGGCAAAAATATGCCAAAGGATAGTACTGTGTGGACCTGGTGGGACTGGGGTTATGCCACAATGTATTATGCGGGAGTTAATTCTTTTGCTAATGGTGGAAATCATTATGGAACGGTTTTGTTCCCTTTGAGTTTTGCATATGCAACCCCTTCTTTTTTGCAATCAAATCAGGTTATTAAGTTTAGTGCGGTAAATGGCAATAATCCTGCTGCCGTATGGGGCAAAATGAGTGGAAAAGAAGTGCAGGAACTGGTTCAATCTTTTGGATCAGTAAGGTATGAATTTCCGAACACTGCAAAACAATATATAGTTGTGAGTTGGGAAAATATTAGGCTTGCGTATTGGATTTTATACTATGGATCTTGGAATGTTAGAACAGCAATAGGGGTTCACCCCAATGTTCTTGCTATTAATAGTGCCTTTGATTTTAATTACGAAGAAGGTCTCTTTACTACGAAGGGAGACTCTCCATTGAAGGTGAGTTCTTATGATTTTCTTAAGTCTAATCAAAGATTAACAAGGGCTTTTTCTCGTTCAGTTGGTCCGCACCTTTTGTTTAATGAAGCAATTAGTCAGGGCTTTTTGGTGGATAGCTTTGCTTACTCCAGTATGCTGATAAGATTGTTGTTAGATGATCCGACAAGTCCTGATATCGCGAATTATTTTAAAATCACATATGAAGGGTATCCCTCGGTCAGAGTGTACGAAGTAATTTAA
- the cysC gene encoding adenylyl-sulfate kinase translates to MNNRKNIKRYRGSVNREDREKRNKHKSAVFWMTGLSGSGKSTIAHAVEKKLFDMGILVYVFDGDNVRHGVCDDLDFSQEDRTENIRRISEVAKLFVDLGSVCFCAFITPLESDRSIARNLLGDDFKEIHVDCSLEKCEKRDTKGYYAKARAGSIQSYTGISAPYNPPKFPDLLVNTDTEVLSESVDKVISFVLNCIQPAMD, encoded by the coding sequence ATGAATAACAGAAAGAATATTAAAAGGTATAGAGGAAGCGTAAATCGCGAAGATAGAGAGAAGCGTAATAAGCATAAGTCCGCTGTTTTTTGGATGACAGGCCTTTCTGGCTCCGGTAAGTCAACAATAGCTCATGCCGTAGAGAAAAAGCTCTTTGATATGGGGATATTGGTTTATGTTTTTGATGGAGATAATGTTCGTCATGGGGTATGTGATGATCTTGATTTTTCTCAGGAAGATAGAACCGAAAATATTAGGCGCATTTCAGAGGTTGCAAAGCTTTTTGTAGATCTTGGAAGTGTATGCTTTTGTGCTTTTATAACTCCTTTAGAGTCAGATCGTAGTATTGCTCGAAATTTGTTGGGTGATGACTTTAAAGAGATTCATGTCGACTGTTCACTTGAAAAGTGTGAGAAGCGGGACACAAAGGGGTACTATGCTAAGGCAAGAGCAGGTTCTATTCAAAGTTATACTGGAATTAGTGCTCCATATAACCCTCCAAAATTCCCAGACTTGCTCGTTAATACAGATACAGAGGTTTTGTCTGAATCTGTCGATAAAGTAATTAGTTTTGTTTTGAATTGCATTCAACCTGCGATGGATTAG
- a CDS encoding AAC(3) family N-acetyltransferase — protein MLKKTYQYLFMLAYRYYGPLRKRKASMMMKSKQSSGFNLPVDVGGISNRKLFQALERAGVQAGGTLFIRTSLSAASAFEGGVVGYLNALKEYLTPSGNLVMSSYTFSKSPLMTLADNPLFAPESSIDQLNLVSEFFRRQSDVYRSIHPTHSVSAWGKDAQWITKDHHTSSFCYAEVSPFAKLYALDANEVSIGVFPTSLSYHYIEQYLPVGQPGFRDLPCPVMCRIVVDGNERTMPFNVTDTFTSILRISETFEGTNAEPISYKISDNLDMYIHNLNKQLGALKDIVKEKGSIHYVTSPCKDLFLRKIIKPMVLNAVFNKKDGVLYPVKEPSK, from the coding sequence ATGTTAAAAAAGACATACCAATATTTGTTTATGTTAGCATATCGTTATTATGGCCCTTTGAGAAAAAGAAAAGCCTCTATGATGATGAAAAGTAAACAATCTAGCGGTTTTAATTTGCCCGTTGATGTTGGTGGCATATCAAATAGAAAACTATTTCAGGCTCTCGAGCGGGCAGGAGTTCAAGCCGGAGGCACTCTTTTTATAAGAACGTCGCTTTCCGCAGCAAGTGCTTTTGAAGGTGGTGTGGTTGGGTATTTGAATGCTTTAAAGGAATACCTTACACCTTCTGGTAATCTTGTGATGTCATCCTATACATTTAGTAAAAGTCCATTGATGACCCTTGCCGATAACCCTTTGTTTGCCCCCGAATCTTCAATTGACCAGCTTAATCTTGTAAGTGAGTTTTTTAGACGGCAGAGCGATGTTTATCGCAGTATTCACCCTACTCACTCGGTATCAGCTTGGGGAAAAGACGCTCAGTGGATTACAAAAGATCATCATACCTCAAGTTTTTGCTACGCAGAAGTGTCGCCTTTTGCAAAATTGTATGCCCTTGATGCGAACGAAGTCTCCATTGGGGTTTTTCCAACTTCTCTTTCATATCATTATATTGAACAGTATCTTCCTGTGGGGCAGCCGGGGTTTCGTGATTTACCTTGCCCTGTAATGTGTCGGATCGTGGTTGATGGTAATGAGCGCACGATGCCTTTCAATGTTACAGATACATTCACCAGTATTTTGAGAATCTCTGAAACATTTGAAGGGACAAATGCTGAGCCTATTTCTTATAAAATTTCAGATAACCTTGATATGTATATTCATAATCTGAACAAGCAGCTTGGAGCCTTAAAGGATATTGTTAAAGAGAAAGGAAGTATTCACTATGTGACCAGTCCTTGTAAGGATCTGTTCTTGAGAAAAATAATTAAGCCGATGGTTTTAAATGCCGTTTTTAATAAAAAAGACGGAGTTCTTTATCCTGTTAAGGAGCCATCCAAATGA
- a CDS encoding SDR family NAD(P)-dependent oxidoreductase, translating to MIILIGASSDIGKQLLPMLLENDEVLGTTRNSDKLSEFLECKNFTCAELDLMDKNSINSFCEIIKNLKGNITLINLSSISIDKLFLGYSSEEWDAVLNINLTGGIKILQTAIPVMMRTGWGRIINVSSVVAQSCVVGAAAYSASKAAVTAMTRSLAHEYGRFGITANSLVLGYFDTGLIHSLDETRQTAVLERIPSKQFGSCKDIYYAIEHIIKSGYLNGSEITIDGGLM from the coding sequence ATGATTATCCTGATCGGAGCTTCCAGTGATATAGGCAAGCAATTGCTCCCTATGCTGCTTGAGAATGATGAAGTATTAGGCACAACAAGAAATAGTGATAAACTCTCAGAATTTCTGGAGTGTAAAAATTTCACCTGTGCAGAACTTGATCTTATGGACAAAAATTCTATCAATTCCTTCTGTGAAATAATTAAAAACCTTAAGGGCAATATAACCCTGATCAACTTGTCTTCCATCTCAATAGATAAACTCTTCCTCGGCTATTCTTCCGAAGAATGGGACGCGGTGCTCAATATTAATCTCACAGGCGGGATTAAAATTTTACAAACAGCTATTCCTGTAATGATGCGTACAGGCTGGGGACGAATAATCAATGTCTCCTCAGTTGTTGCGCAAAGTTGTGTGGTAGGTGCAGCCGCATACTCCGCAAGCAAAGCAGCAGTAACAGCCATGACAAGATCCCTTGCCCACGAATACGGCAGATTCGGTATTACAGCCAACTCACTGGTCCTAGGATATTTCGACACAGGTCTAATTCATTCTCTTGATGAGACTAGACAGACAGCCGTTTTGGAACGAATTCCGTCAAAGCAATTCGGATCTTGCAAAGACATCTATTACGCTATTGAACATATTATAAAGTCAGGCTATCTAAACGGCTCGGAAATTACTATTGACGGGGGTTTAATGTGA
- a CDS encoding methyltransferase, protein MRTFEYEETIVDVHEGSFFPTETSKLIIKYLKEQKDLYGSSLLDLGCGCGIVSLVLKRLGFSGPVHASDISESAVANALENFKKYDLEMTGKAGSMFDPWKSMSFDLIVDDVSGIAESIAKISPWFGTSISCDSGSDGTELTTQIIRNSPSYLKDGGRLIFPILTLSNYPKIIDAAEEIFEEVKLVNKQSFQFPLDLAAKHKDVLEKAIETKDIIVDYKFGMYIWETRIYEASSPRK, encoded by the coding sequence GTGAGAACTTTTGAATACGAAGAGACCATTGTGGACGTACATGAGGGGTCCTTCTTTCCTACTGAGACATCCAAGCTTATTATAAAATATCTCAAGGAGCAGAAAGATCTTTACGGCTCGTCTCTGCTCGATCTTGGTTGCGGCTGCGGCATCGTCAGCCTTGTTCTTAAAAGGTTGGGCTTTAGCGGACCAGTCCACGCCTCTGACATTTCTGAATCAGCTGTTGCAAACGCTTTAGAAAATTTCAAAAAATATGACCTTGAAATGACCGGAAAAGCCGGCTCAATGTTTGATCCATGGAAATCCATGTCCTTTGATCTCATTGTTGACGATGTTTCAGGCATTGCTGAATCCATAGCAAAAATTTCACCGTGGTTCGGAACATCAATCAGCTGTGATTCCGGCAGCGATGGCACTGAACTTACAACGCAGATAATCCGCAACAGCCCCAGTTATCTAAAGGACGGCGGAAGACTTATTTTTCCTATTCTAACTCTTTCTAACTATCCAAAAATCATTGATGCGGCTGAAGAAATTTTCGAAGAGGTTAAGCTAGTTAACAAACAAAGCTTTCAATTCCCTCTTGATCTGGCTGCAAAACATAAAGACGTTTTAGAAAAAGCTATTGAAACAAAAGACATTATCGTCGACTACAAATTCGGCATGTATATATGGGAAACCCGTATTTACGAAGCCTCATCGCCCAGAAAATAA
- a CDS encoding 3-oxoacyl-ACP synthase III family protein: MPNLIHRVEYYLPENTIDCMLLDKEKPDWNISDTLPKTGVRFLHHTDEEETTLDMAFKAASKALEGLKDLPDTLIVCTQTPDTLLPHCSAMLQDKLGLDRSTKCFDLSLGCSGYGYGLATGYSYLRSGISKRVLLVTVDNYSKVINPENKKAFLLFSDGASATILDSPDEDPVFHFGTDGSRSQAIVCKNSGISVVTGESANQPIQKPSFEMDGYGVFLFTLGTIPSEISKLIKKADLTMDDIDLFVLHQASRYVLESIGKKLNIPEEKLIIDLEEVGNTTSSSIPIALKRAEEAGRLKKGNKILTFGFGIGLSWSGAVFNY, from the coding sequence ATGCCTAATTTAATTCATAGAGTTGAATATTACCTTCCGGAAAACACTATCGACTGCATGCTGCTCGATAAAGAAAAACCGGATTGGAATATTTCTGACACCCTGCCGAAGACAGGGGTAAGGTTTCTCCATCATACCGATGAAGAGGAAACAACTCTTGATATGGCCTTTAAAGCCGCATCCAAAGCTCTTGAAGGGCTTAAAGACTTGCCGGATACGTTAATCGTCTGCACGCAAACACCGGACACCCTGCTCCCGCATTGTTCCGCCATGCTTCAGGATAAGCTCGGATTAGATCGCTCGACAAAATGCTTTGATCTGAGTCTTGGATGCAGTGGTTACGGGTATGGGCTTGCAACGGGATACAGCTATCTCCGGTCTGGAATCTCAAAAAGAGTTTTACTGGTTACGGTTGATAATTATTCAAAAGTAATCAACCCCGAGAATAAAAAAGCTTTTCTTCTTTTTTCTGACGGAGCCAGTGCAACCATTCTCGACAGTCCGGATGAAGACCCCGTCTTTCATTTCGGAACAGACGGCAGCAGAAGCCAAGCTATTGTCTGCAAAAATTCAGGCATCAGCGTTGTCACCGGGGAATCGGCAAATCAGCCTATTCAAAAACCGAGCTTCGAAATGGATGGATACGGCGTATTTCTTTTTACGCTCGGAACCATTCCGTCCGAAATTTCAAAATTGATAAAAAAAGCTGATCTTACAATGGATGATATAGATTTATTTGTCTTACATCAGGCAAGCAGATACGTTCTCGAATCCATCGGCAAAAAGCTGAATATACCTGAAGAAAAACTTATTATAGATCTCGAAGAAGTGGGCAACACAACTTCTTCGTCAATCCCCATTGCTCTTAAGCGAGCAGAAGAAGCAGGCAGGCTTAAAAAGGGAAATAAGATCTTAACCTTCGGCTTCGGCATAGGACTCAGCTGGAGCGGTGCTGTTTTTAACTATTAA
- a CDS encoding DegT/DnrJ/EryC1/StrS family aminotransferase: MKKIPLIKPYISFEDVKTDFEAIFDSGWFTKGHYIADFKKEMTEYTSAKYSFPTTSATTALYACLKLMGITAGDEVIVSDFSFPATVNVVEEIGAKPIFADVSLDTYNMLPAELENKISSKTKAVIFVDAFGNLSGLDKIKKICEKNSLPLIEDAACAIGSSLNGIKSGNISDLTCFSFHPRKLLTCGEGGAIITNNPNYAEKLEILLNHGASVQDGKFDFVEAGYNFRMTELQAAMGISQLKKLDSIVESRNAIKESYNSELIQLGFIPQLAEEGITHNIQSLVYRVPEGCHRDNLIKYLAADKIETTIGTYCLSGLTYYSKKYDSICPNSKYLQDNCLTVPCYEKVDVQTVCNKIKLFLGRDSK, encoded by the coding sequence ATGAAAAAAATCCCTTTAATTAAGCCATATATTAGCTTCGAAGATGTAAAAACAGATTTTGAAGCAATTTTTGATTCGGGCTGGTTCACAAAAGGGCACTATATCGCTGACTTTAAAAAAGAAATGACGGAATATACCTCAGCTAAGTATAGTTTTCCAACAACATCCGCAACAACAGCTCTATACGCATGCCTTAAATTGATGGGCATCACAGCTGGTGACGAAGTCATCGTCTCTGATTTTTCATTTCCTGCAACAGTAAATGTCGTTGAAGAAATTGGTGCAAAACCTATTTTTGCGGATGTTTCTCTCGACACATATAACATGCTACCCGCTGAATTAGAGAATAAAATATCTTCTAAAACTAAAGCGGTCATTTTTGTAGACGCCTTTGGTAACCTCTCTGGATTAGATAAAATCAAAAAAATCTGCGAAAAAAACTCCCTTCCCTTAATCGAAGACGCAGCCTGTGCCATAGGAAGCTCCTTAAATGGGATCAAAAGTGGCAATATTTCAGACCTCACCTGCTTCAGTTTTCACCCGAGAAAGCTACTAACTTGCGGAGAAGGTGGCGCGATTATAACAAATAATCCAAACTACGCAGAAAAGTTAGAAATATTACTCAACCATGGTGCCTCTGTGCAAGACGGTAAATTTGATTTCGTTGAAGCAGGCTATAATTTTAGAATGACAGAATTGCAGGCTGCGATGGGAATTTCACAACTTAAGAAACTTGATTCCATTGTAGAGTCTCGTAACGCTATAAAAGAAAGTTATAACTCGGAACTTATTCAACTTGGTTTTATTCCTCAACTCGCCGAAGAAGGAATCACCCACAATATTCAATCCTTAGTGTACAGAGTTCCAGAAGGCTGCCACAGAGACAATCTAATCAAATATCTAGCTGCGGACAAGATAGAAACGACTATCGGCACATACTGTTTAAGTGGGCTGACATATTACTCAAAAAAATATGATTCTATATGCCCAAATTCAAAATATTTACAAGACAATTGCTTAACTGTTCCATGCTATGAAAAAGTTGATGTTCAAACCGTGTGTAATAAAATAAAACTTTTCCTCGGCAGAGACTCTAAATAG
- a CDS encoding acyltransferase produces the protein MYNFTPKLFRSEGPGIPDLSLLKSCGTNVIIEDGVRIFHPEKISLGDNVYIGHDTILKGYYSTDIVIGSNVWIGQQCFIIGAGGLTIGDYVGIGPQVKIHPCEHELEPIEIPTTFRKLFFDPITIEEDVNIGIGAMIMHGVTLRKGSLVGANAVVKKNFPEYSVIAGVPAKLLRNRKG, from the coding sequence ATGTATAATTTTACTCCCAAACTCTTTCGTAGCGAAGGACCTGGAATTCCAGATTTATCTTTACTAAAAAGCTGTGGAACAAATGTCATAATTGAAGACGGAGTCCGTATCTTTCACCCTGAAAAGATTTCATTAGGGGACAATGTATATATCGGACACGATACCATCTTGAAAGGATACTACTCAACAGACATTGTTATTGGCAGCAATGTTTGGATAGGGCAACAATGCTTTATTATTGGAGCAGGAGGTCTAACTATAGGTGACTATGTTGGAATTGGACCACAAGTAAAAATTCACCCCTGTGAGCATGAACTAGAGCCCATTGAGATTCCGACTACTTTTAGAAAACTTTTCTTTGACCCAATCACTATTGAAGAAGATGTAAATATAGGGATAGGTGCCATGATTATGCATGGTGTCACATTGCGTAAAGGCTCCCTTGTCGGAGCGAATGCTGTAGTAAAAAAGAATTTCCCAGAATATTCTGTAATTGCAGGAGTTCCTGCAAAGTTGCTCAGAAATAGGAAAGGTTAA
- a CDS encoding HAD-IIIC family phosphatase, whose protein sequence is MMPTILEIESKLQQSQSLNFKKYNISILRNITIEGLSDYLQYLGLDHHVKCNVAFNDFDNTFVDAVEGNADLLNVDTDCVIVAHFLDKMSWDLARNFTSLSEDQQQSEIDRIKFFFQEVVQGIKKQTSAHILFFSIGSPRNPAFGSIDFQTSNGQTQCIKVLNECLKDISKEFNSVSIIDIDRIIRCLGENSFYDDRFWHIGQAPYSKSALYEVAKSAYDFIRPTLGLNKKCLVLDCDNTLWGGIIGEDGLSGIAIGRTYPGSAFYEFQQEIINLYNRGIILALCSKNNSDDVWEVFQKHPDMLLREKHIAAAEINWADKATNIRNLARKLNIGVDSFVFMDDSDFEINLIKSSIPEVHCIQVDKNRPETHLQKLTECRLFDVNSFSNEDMQRGKMYKANASREKLKSSSSSLNDYYAMLEMNVSILICDEISLPRVAQQTQKTNQFNLTTKRYTEENINFFINSSDHDVITLQLDDKFGSSGIVGTAILSYEDDSALIDSLLLSCRVLGRGVEHVFINEIMRWAKSLGKAKIKGSYIRTPKNSQVENFYGNVGFTEVSESSDESSKSYIFDLHNKISDNPKYFANVKVSMR, encoded by the coding sequence ATGATGCCAACAATTCTTGAAATTGAGAGTAAATTACAGCAATCACAAAGTTTAAATTTTAAAAAGTATAATATATCCATATTAAGAAATATTACTATCGAGGGGCTTTCTGATTATTTGCAATATCTCGGGTTAGATCATCATGTTAAATGCAATGTTGCTTTTAACGATTTTGACAATACTTTTGTTGATGCTGTTGAAGGAAACGCTGACCTTCTTAATGTAGATACAGATTGTGTTATTGTTGCACATTTTCTTGATAAAATGTCTTGGGACCTTGCCCGAAACTTTACTAGTTTGTCCGAAGATCAGCAACAGTCTGAAATTGATAGGATTAAGTTTTTTTTCCAAGAGGTGGTCCAAGGAATAAAAAAGCAAACGAGTGCTCATATTTTATTTTTTTCGATCGGTAGCCCTAGAAATCCTGCATTCGGTTCTATTGATTTTCAAACTTCAAATGGCCAGACACAATGTATTAAAGTTTTAAACGAATGTCTTAAAGATATTTCAAAAGAGTTCAATTCCGTAAGTATTATCGATATAGATAGAATAATCCGTTGTCTTGGGGAAAATTCATTTTATGATGATAGATTTTGGCACATTGGACAGGCTCCTTACTCAAAGTCAGCTCTTTATGAGGTAGCTAAATCAGCATATGACTTTATAAGACCGACTTTGGGGTTGAATAAAAAATGCTTAGTTCTTGACTGTGACAACACGCTTTGGGGGGGGATTATTGGTGAAGATGGGTTGTCCGGAATAGCAATAGGGAGAACCTACCCTGGCTCTGCTTTTTATGAGTTTCAACAAGAAATTATAAATCTGTATAACAGAGGAATTATTTTAGCATTATGCAGTAAGAATAATTCTGATGATGTTTGGGAAGTTTTTCAAAAGCATCCAGATATGCTTTTAAGAGAAAAACATATTGCGGCAGCGGAAATTAATTGGGCGGATAAAGCAACCAACATTCGGAATCTTGCCAGAAAATTAAATATTGGTGTGGATAGCTTTGTTTTTATGGACGATAGCGACTTTGAAATAAATTTAATAAAATCCTCAATTCCAGAAGTTCACTGCATACAGGTTGATAAAAACAGACCTGAGACGCATTTGCAAAAACTTACGGAGTGCCGCCTCTTTGATGTAAATTCTTTCTCAAATGAAGATATGCAGCGCGGAAAAATGTATAAAGCAAACGCATCGCGGGAGAAGTTGAAAAGCAGCTCCTCCAGTCTGAATGATTATTATGCGATGCTTGAAATGAATGTATCTATTTTAATTTGTGATGAGATTTCACTTCCCCGGGTTGCGCAGCAAACCCAAAAAACAAATCAGTTCAATTTGACGACAAAAAGATATACCGAAGAGAACATCAATTTTTTTATTAATTCTTCTGACCATGACGTTATCACTTTACAGTTGGATGATAAGTTTGGTTCATCTGGAATAGTAGGAACAGCCATACTGTCCTATGAGGACGATAGTGCCCTTATTGATAGTCTTTTGCTTTCCTGTAGGGTTTTAGGACGTGGAGTAGAACATGTTTTTATTAATGAAATTATGCGCTGGGCTAAGTCGTTGGGTAAAGCCAAAATCAAAGGTAGTTACATTAGAACACCCAAAAATTCACAAGTTGAAAATTTTTATGGAAATGTAGGTTTTACTGAAGTGAGTGAGTCGTCTGATGAATCTTCTAAGTCGTATATATTTGATTTGCATAATAAAATTTCAGATAATCCAAAATACTTTGCAAATGTAAAAGTATCAATGAGGTAA
- a CDS encoding acyl carrier protein has protein sequence MFDKVKTVLSQMTGCPVDKIQKDTAIKSLEGWDSLKHIKIVLAIEEAFDTVFTGSEIEKLTDVKSILETLQQRG, from the coding sequence ATGTTTGATAAAGTTAAAACCGTTCTTTCACAAATGACTGGATGTCCTGTTGATAAAATTCAAAAAGATACTGCAATTAAGAGTCTCGAAGGGTGGGATTCCTTAAAGCATATCAAAATTGTTCTGGCAATTGAAGAAGCCTTTGATACGGTTTTTACTGGCTCTGAAATTGAAAAGTTGACTGACGTTAAGTCCATTCTTGAAACGTTACAGCAAAGAGGGTAA
- a CDS encoding glycosyltransferase family 4 protein translates to MRIAHIGNLANIGFLHCCFLRKAGVDAHLYVNENVKICPLPYSSLNFSIDEDWIHRYPRKNILSMIVNQVPLALELSKYDLVHSWTCSLLPAAEEMLKLRNKNYIASATGSDLREAATTRTFNGVRVRRHFKKASYVYHVFDPLTNSVVEKLDIKECGLLKIPVGATTAKEYDINPDRKTVFFLPSRLHYTSSSKSEAVFKNNNRFLNAYARYIHSGGNARLIMLKRGADYRKAVRVIEDLGIIENVSWLDEMSPKALAAFFYKCDVVVDQFNDLPYPAPGGGIAIEAMAHGTPVMIGSNAELSNKFYGSVAPNLSCSTEDEIYERILECEDKKYLRNVGQACKEWINKHHGWELVTSDLIKKYKEYL, encoded by the coding sequence ATGAGAATTGCGCACATTGGTAACTTGGCTAATATAGGTTTTTTACATTGCTGCTTTTTAAGAAAAGCAGGGGTTGACGCACATCTATACGTAAATGAGAATGTTAAAATATGTCCGCTTCCTTATAGTTCCTTAAATTTTTCTATTGATGAGGACTGGATTCATCGTTATCCCCGAAAGAACATTTTATCCATGATTGTCAATCAAGTTCCCTTGGCTTTAGAGCTTTCAAAATACGACTTGGTTCACTCTTGGACTTGTTCTTTGCTTCCTGCTGCAGAAGAAATGCTCAAGTTGAGAAACAAAAATTATATTGCTTCAGCAACAGGCAGTGACTTGCGGGAAGCTGCAACTACACGCACTTTTAATGGTGTAAGGGTCCGAAGACATTTTAAAAAAGCAAGCTATGTTTATCATGTTTTTGATCCGTTAACGAACAGTGTGGTCGAAAAATTAGATATAAAAGAATGTGGATTATTGAAAATCCCTGTAGGCGCTACAACTGCAAAAGAATATGATATAAATCCCGATCGTAAGACAGTTTTCTTTTTGCCTAGCAGGCTTCATTATACATCTTCTTCCAAGTCTGAAGCTGTGTTTAAAAATAACAACAGATTTTTAAATGCATATGCCCGTTATATCCACTCAGGAGGAAATGCACGCCTAATAATGCTTAAAAGGGGTGCTGATTACAGGAAGGCGGTACGTGTTATTGAAGACTTGGGTATAATTGAAAATGTTTCTTGGTTAGATGAGATGTCACCAAAGGCGTTGGCAGCTTTTTTTTATAAGTGTGATGTCGTTGTTGATCAGTTTAATGATCTGCCATATCCCGCGCCTGGAGGAGGCATAGCTATTGAGGCTATGGCTCATGGGACTCCTGTAATGATTGGCAGTAATGCGGAACTCAGTAATAAGTTTTATGGTTCTGTTGCTCCCAATTTGTCGTGCTCTACTGAAGATGAAATTTATGAAAGAATCCTTGAATGTGAAGACAAAAAATATTTGCGAAATGTAGGTCAAGCCTGTAAAGAGTGGATCAACAAGCATCATGGTTGGGAGCTTGTTACAAGCGATTTAATTAAAAAATATAAAGAATACCTTTAA